One stretch of Punica granatum isolate Tunisia-2019 chromosome 5, ASM765513v2, whole genome shotgun sequence DNA includes these proteins:
- the LOC116209143 gene encoding uncharacterized protein LOC116209143, with product MASLRPFSLFFPLATVLLCISPIICDTNIEDMITRICRQMEEFGFCYNTFHENLDSRSPDLKTLTQITIDQSIVNATNSHYYAALLLHNAPEGPDKYALMACENAYALILRQFQEASGYFNNGDYQSVVDAERVMPRALGSCTSYYITPPYPANPLADRNRQMRILITMSIVTVHYLVQP from the coding sequence ATGGCTTCTCTTCGTCCATTCTCGTTGTTCTTCCCTCTTGCCACTGTCCTCCTCTGCATTTCCCCTATTATCTGTGACACTAACATAGAAGATATGATCACAAGGATCTGCCGCCAAATGGAGGAGTTCGGCTTCTGCTACAATACGTTCCATGAGAACCTCGACTCTCGATCGCCCGACTTAAAAACCCTAACTCAGATCACAATCGACCAGTCGATTGTCAATGCGACAAACAGCCACTACTACGCTGCCCTCCTGCTTCATAATGCGCCTGAGGGTCCAGACAAGTATGCTCTCATGGCATGCGAGAACGCCTATGCGCTCATCCTCCGGCAGTTCCAAGAAGCTTCTGGTTACTTTAACAACGGGGATTATCAGAGTGTGGTCGATGCTGAGAGGGTAATGCCCCGAGCCCTAGGGAGCTGCACCTCCTACTATATCACGCCGCCATATCCTGCGAACCCCCTCGCAGACCGGAACAGGCAGATGAGGATTCTCATAACCATGTCTATTGTGACAGTTCATTACCTAGTCCAACCGTGA
- the LOC116209564 gene encoding homeobox-leucine zipper protein MERISTEM L1-like, with the protein MFQPSMFDNHHHLLDMIAKPPSEGEMGSLRDDDFENKSGTENMEFPSGEDPDPNQRPKKKRYHRHTQHQIQELEAFFKECPHPDDKQRKELSRELGLEPLQVKFWFQNKRTQMKAQHERQENSVLKAENEKLQVENSRYREALANATCPNCGGPAALGEMSFDEQHLRIENARLREEIDRISGIAAKYVGKPLTSYSQLSPHMAGPGHSFDHGIGSFGPQSGLVGEMYGGGDLLRSISLPTEANKPMIVELAVAAMEELIRIAQAGEPLWIPGDHYTEVLNEDEYLRTFPRGIGPKPLELRSEASRDSAVVIMNHISLVETLMDVNQWSRVFCGIVSRAMTIQVLSTGVAGNYNGALQVMTAEFQVPSPLVPTRENYFVRYCKQHADGMWAVVDVSLDSLHPGAVPRSRRRPSGCLIQELPNGYSKVIWVEHVEVDDRAVHNIYRQLVDSTIAFGAKRWVSTLDRQCERLASSMANNIPAGDLCVITTPEGRKSMLKLAERMVMSFSSGVGASMAHVWTTLSATGSDDVRVMTRKSADDPGRPPGIVLSAATSFWLPVPPKRVFDFLRDENSRSEWDILSNGGEVQEMAHIANGRDPGNCVSLLRVNSPNSSQSNMLILQESCTDSTGSYVIYAPVDIVSMNVVLSGGDPDYVALLPSGFAILPDGPSLSNGGSGGILEVGSGGSLLTVAFQILVDSAPNAKLSLGSVATVNSLIKCTVERIKAAVTCDHNP; encoded by the exons ATGTTCCAACCAAGCATGTTCGACAACCACCACCACTTGCTGGACATGATCGCAAAACCCCCCTCGGAGGGTGAAATGGGAAGCTTGAGAGATGATGATTTCGAGAACAAATCGGGGACTGAAAATATGGAGTTCCCCTCCGGGGAGGATCCTGACCCGAACCAGCGTCCCAAGAAGAAGCGGTACCATCGCCACACCCAGCACCAAATCCAAGAGCTGGAAGC GTTTTTCAAGGAGTGTCCACATCCCGATGACAAACAAAGGAAGGAGCTGAGTAGAGAACTAGGATTAGAGCCTTTACAAGTTAAATTTTGGTTCCAAAATAAGCGTACCCAAATGAAG GCCCAACATGAGCGCCAAGAGAATTCGGTATTAAAAGCTGAAAATGAAAAGCTCCAAGTGGAGAACTCAAGGTACCGGGAAGCCCTAGCCAATGCAACATGCCCCAACTGTGGTGGTCCAGCAGCTCTCGGTGAAATGTCATTTGATGAGCAGCACTTGAGGATAGAAAATGCCCGTTTACGAGAAGAG ATTGACCGGATCTCAGGCATCGCAGCGAAGTATGTAGGCAAGCCATTGACTTCTTACTCTCAACTTTCTCCACACATGGCTGGGCCTGGCCATTCTTTCGACCATGGAATTGGGAGTTTTGGGCCTCAGTCGGGACTTGTTGGGGAAATGTATGGAGGAGGTGATCTCCTGCGGTCAATCTCGCTTCCCACAGAAGCCAACAAGCCTATGATTGTAGAACTTGCTGTAGCTGCGATGGAGGAGCTCATAAGGATAGCACAAGCAGGAGAGCCCTTATGGATCCCTGGCGATCACTACACCGAGGTACTGAATGAGGACGAGTATTTGAGGACCTTCCCTAGGGGTATTGGACCGAAGCCCTTGGAATTGAGGTCGGAAGCTTCGAGGGACTCTGCTGTGGTTATCATGAACCATATTAGCCTGGTTGAGACACTCATGGATGTG AACCAATGGTCGAGGGTGTTTTGCGGTATAGTTTCAAGAGCAATGACCATACAGGTCTTGTCAACTGGAGTAGCTGGAAACTACAATGGAGCTCTGCAAGTG ATGACTGCGGAGTTCCAGGTCCCCTCACCACTTGTCCCAACTCGAGAAAATTATTTCGTGCGCTACTGTAAGCAGCATGCGGATGGGATGTGGGCAGTGGTTGATGTATCATTAGATAGCCTACACCCAGGGGCAGTACCTAGGAGCCGAAGAAGGCCATCGGGTTGTTTAATTCAGGAATTGCCCAATGGCTACTCCAAG GTTATATGGGTCGAGCATGTTGAAGTAGATGATAGAGCAGTCCATAACATATATAGGCAGCTGGTAGATAGTACTATAGCTTTTGGAGCAAAGCGTTGGGTCTCGACCTTGGACCGACAGTGTGAACGCCTCGCAAGCTCTATGGCCAACAACATCCCTGCGGGAGACTTATGTG TGATCACAACCCCGGAGGGAAGGAAAAGCATGCTGAAATTGGcagagaggatggtgatgagcTTTTCGAGTGGAGTTGGTGCCTCAATGGCACATGTTTGGACAACATTATCAGCGACAGGCTCAGATGATGTTAGGGTTATGACTAGGAAGAGTGCTGATGATCCAGGTAGGCCTCCTGGGATCGTCCTCAGCGCTGCAACCTCATTCTGGCTGCCTGTCCCCCCAAAACGAGTTTTCGATTTTCTGCGGGACGAGAATTCCCGGAGCGAG TGGGATATCCTCTCGAATGGGGGTGAGGTGCAAGAGATGGCACACATAGCTAATGGCCGAGATCCGGGTAACTGTGTCTCGTTACTTCGCGTGAAT AGCCCAAACTCGAGCCAGAGCAACATGCTCATACTTCAGGAGAGCTGCACGGACTCGACTGGGTCCTATGTAATCTATGCTCCCGTGGATATTGTATCCATGAATGTGGTCTTAAGTGGCGGGGATCCAGACTATGTGGCTCTCCTTCCATCCGGCTTTGCTATTCTTCCTGATGGGCCCAGCCTCAGCAATGGTGGCAGTGGAGGAATCCTCGAGGTTGGATCAGGAGGTTCACTCTTGACGGTTGCGTTCCAGATACTGGTCGACTCGGCGCCAAATGCGAAGCTGTCTCTCGGATCAGTTGCAACAGTGAATAGTTTGATCAAGTGCACAGTTGAACGGATTAAGGCTGCAGTGACCTGTGATCACAACCCATGA
- the LOC116209144 gene encoding uncharacterized protein LOC116209144, producing MSGIQPKGISFIASAISKPLYMDRATALRSRLDYAKVCIEVEVENEIPNTLTVDLGNEHTVEVLVDTPWLPAKCDQCKVFGHSCSSPPEAAPAESTPPPSEVPAATVEEKPGMASSSRTDGIKEAGFGDLCSAGECAGKEEHGLEALNPVNAATSSAPDENQMTVLNDLHGDKSADPSKGVSSRSNSKPADLEAMEPQDDAINSDDDSEVYSRQGVSRQEKSIVMERGKSVQKVQGKRKPRTGKGGKTSKLP from the coding sequence ATGTCAGGGATTCAGCCTAAGGGTATCAGCTTCATAGCGAGTGCGATTAGTAAGCCACTATACATGGACAGAGCTACTGCCCTACGCTCGAGATTAGACTATGCGAAAGTGTGTATAGAGGTTGAGGTTGAAAATGAAATCCCGAATACTTTAACTGTTGATCTTGGCAATGAACACACTGTGGAGGTTCTAGTGGATACCCCGTGGCTGCCTGCGAAGTGTGACCAATGCAAGGTTTTCGGGCACAGTTGCAGCAGCCCTCCTGAAGCTGCACCAGCGGAGTCGACGCCACCCCCATCTGAAGTTCCTGCAGCAACTGTGGAAGAGAAGCCTGGAATGGCCTCTTCTTCTCGGACCGATGGAATAAAGGAGGCTGGGTTTGGTGACTTGTGTAGTGCTGGAGAGTGCGCTGGAAAGGAAGAACATGGACTGGAAGCCTTAAACCCTGTGAATGCAGCTACTTCCTCTGCCCCAGATGAAAACCAAATGACAGTACTGAATGACTTACATGGGGACAAATCTGCAGACCCTTCCAAAGGTGTATCTTCACGGTCCAACAGTAAACCAGCTGATTTAGAAGCAATGGAGCCCCAAGATGATGCCATCAACTCTGATGATGATTCGGAGGTATATTCACGGCAGGGAGTTTCAAGGCAGGAAAAAAGCATTGTGATGGAGAGAGGGAAATCAGTCCAGAAAGTACAAGGCAAAAGGAAACCGAGAACGGGTAAGGGAGGTAAAACCTCTAAACTTCCTTAA